The following are from one region of the Heliangelus exortis chromosome 2, bHelExo1.hap1, whole genome shotgun sequence genome:
- the RIOK3 gene encoding serine/threonine-protein kinase RIO3 isoform X4 yields the protein MDPVGVAAAPDAGPGPAWQSKCPWGTPNTTSISCSLADVMSEQLAKELQLEEENAAFPEVVAVAEGPFITGENIDTSSDLMLAQMLQMEFDREYDAQLRREEKKINGDSKVSISFENYRKVHPYDSDSSEDEVDWQDTRHDPYRADKPTTTPRRGFIGKGKDITTKHDEVVCGRKNTARMENFAPEFQVGDGIGMDLKLSNQVFNALKQHAYSEERRSARLHEKKEHSTAEKAVDPKTRLLLYKMVNAGMLETITGCISTGKESVVFHAYGGKSVTEDKVIPPECAIKVFKTTLNEFKNRDKYIKDDYRFKDRFSKLNPRKIIRMWAEKEMHNLTRMQNAGIPCPEVVILKKHVLVMSFIGQDQVPAPKLKDVTLSSEDMKKAYYQILNTHSSDLTKLNSMIKAEFADGLAKLQFPVWNLIENLEKIM from the exons ATGGACCCGGTAGGAGTTGCCGCCGCCCCCGACGCCGGACCGGGCCCCGCCTGGCAGAGCAAG TGTCCATGGGGAACCCCTAACACAACATCAATATCATGTTCCCTTGCTGATGTAATGAGTGAACAGCTGGCAAAAGAGCTGCAGctagaagaagaaaatgctgcttttcctgaagtGGTTGC TGTTGCTGAAGGACCATTTATTACAGGAGAAAATATTGACACTTCTAGTGACCTAATGCTAGCTCAGATGCTACAGATGGAGTTTGACAGGGAATATGATGCACAGCTTCGGCGTGAAGAGAAGAAGATCAATGGAGATAGCAAAG TCTCCATATCCTTTGAAAATTATCGGAAGGTCCATCCCTATGACAGTGACAGCTCAGAGGATGAGGTTGATTGGCAGGATACTCGTCATGATCCCTATAGAGCAG ATAAACCTACCACTACACCAAGAAGGGGCTttataggaaaaggaaaagacataACTACTAAACATGATGAGGTGGTATGTGGAAGAAAGAATACTGCTCGCATGGAAAAT TTTGCACCTGAGTTCCAGGTTGGGGATGGAATTGGGATGGACTTAAAGCTGTCAAATCAAGTCTTCAATGCCTTAAAGCAGCATGCATACTCTGAGGAACGGCGAAGTGCAAGGCTCCATGAAAAGAAGGAGCACTCCACTGCT GAGAAAGCAGTGGATCCTAAAACACGTTTGCTTCTGTACAAGATGGTCAatgctgggatgctggagaCCATCACAGGCTGCATCAGCACAGGAAAAGAATCTGTTGTTTTTCATGCATATGGAGGAAA AAGTGTAACTGAAGATAAAGTTATACCTCCAGAATGTGCCATCAAAGTGTTTAAAACGACTCTTAATGAATTCAAGAACCGTGACAAGTACATAAAGGATGACTACAGGTTTAAGGACCGCTTCAGTAAATTGAATCCACGGAAGATTATTCGTATGTGGGCTGAGAAAGAAATGCATAACTTAacaag AATGCAAAATGCAGGAATTCCTTGTCCTGAAGTTGTTATCCTTAAGAAACATGTCTTGGTTATGTCTTTCATTGGCCAGGATCAAGTGCCAGCTCCTAAGCTAAAGGATGTAACACTTAGTAGTGAAGATATGAAAAAGGCCTACTATCAGATTCTTAAT ACTCATTCTTCTGACTTGACAAAGCTAAATTCCATGATAAAAGCAGAGTTTGCTGATGGTTTAGCAAAACTGCAATTCCCTGTATGGAACTTAAttgaaaacttggaaaaaattatgtaa